GCTGATGATCACAGGAAATCACAAGTCGTTCTTTTATTGACTGATTCTCAACTTCCAGCATGGAGTAGAGCATCATATTCCCTGCAGTGGGTGCTCTCATGGCTGCATGAATTATCTCATCTTTAATCTCTCTGCTGACCTCTTTACGGGCATAGCTTCTTAGAGATTTTCTGTTATTGAGAAGCTTGATAGTTTCTTTCATAATTTCCCCGAATCCCGGATTGTTGATATTAAGAATCATGGGATACGGAGAAATTGTCAATCATGATCTTGTCATTTCAAGAAGCCGGGTAAAATCACCGGCAGGCTTGGGACCTACGATAAAATCAGTTATTAACCCGTTTTCAACAAGTACGGTGGAGGGTGTTCCCATGATTCCAAAGGCTCTGGCGGTCTCCATATCTTTAGAGACATCCACCTTGAAACATCGGGGATTATTTTTTGTGTAGTCCTCAACAAGGGGTGTCATGCTGCGGCAGGCACCGCAGGA
The DNA window shown above is from Oceanispirochaeta sp. M1 and carries:
- a CDS encoding thioredoxin family protein → MNILSTIVIVIALYFGFQYFMIFKMKQKKGKAAPELSGSYGKAVKNSKTSLFYFYSPSCGACRSMTPLVEDYTKNNPRCFKVDVSKDMETARAFGIMGTPSTVLVENGLITDFIVGPKPAGDFTRLLEMTRS